ATCGCGCGTGCAGCGCGCGGTCAGCGCCGGACTTGCCGCGGAATACAGGTCCTCGTCGCCATAGGGCGTATCGCTGCGGAACATCCGCATCGTCAGCCCGTCCTCCGGCGACGTCACGGCCTGATCGAGATAGCGCGGATAGATGGTGCTAACCCGCAGTTCGGGCGCGAGCGCATCGTGATGCGCTGCGATCGACAGGAAGATGCGGTCGATCGGCTGGATGGCCGCCGGATCCACGTCGTCGGCGGTGAGGTGCTTCGGTGTGCCCGGCACGTCGAGCGAGGGGTAGAGGAAGTCGATGTCGATGCGCTCCTGCGGTCCGGTGTGCCGCTGGATCTTCATCCGGATCGCCGCCGTCGGAACGTTGAACAGCGTGCCGCCGACGCTGACCGGCAGCCTGTCCGGCGCATTGGCGCCGACCACCGTCCCCCAGGTCGGCCACAAGAGATAGGCGACCACGGCCACCGCGCCTGCCGCGAACACGCCGCCGAGCACGAGCGGAGTAAGATGCGCTCTCGTCCGGCCCTGACGGCCGCGGGTGGAAGTTGCCGAAAATACGCTCATCAATGAGGTCGCCGTAAAGTCGGCCGCTGGCCGACGAATCAAGCGCGAATATGCCACGCGGCGACGGTTCCGCGCAGCCTGCCGCACCCCATGGGGGAGGACGGCAGCGGGACGCCCCGTTAACCTTTTCTTAAGGCTAATGTGGCGTTAACCGGCACTTTTTGTCACAGGAAGGGACCGGCGTTGCGTATGGGCGGAACTTCCGATGACTCCTGAGACCTTGAATTCCTTCTTCTCGATCTGCATCGGGTTTGCGCTCGCGGGCGCGCTCGTGAACGGCTACCAGGCGCTTTCGCAGCGGCCTGCCGGCTTCGGGCTCTTGCAGGAGGGGGTGGCGCCGAAGACGTTTGCCGCCGTGCCATTCCTGGTGTTCGCGGCGCCCTTCATCATCATGCGCAACACGCTGCGGGGCGCGCGGCTGGAAAGCCGGCGCGTCGAATTCGTGATGATGGCGACCATCATCGCGGGCTTCTGGAGCATGATGAGCGGCACGTTCTTCCTGATGACGCTGCGCGCCGCCGGCGTGCTCGCCTGAGTGCGCCTTTTTGGCGTGTTGCCGCCTTTGCTTGAACGTCGCAGCTCCGCTATGCCAAGGTTTCGTGACAGGAGACCTCCATGGCGATCTATGAGCTTGACGGGCAGGCGCCCGATCTTCCCGCCGACGGCAACTACTTCATCGCCGACACCGCAACCGTGATCGGCCGCGTGCGCCTCAAGCTCGGCGCCAGCGTCTGGTTCGGCGCGGTGCTGCGCGGCGACAATGAGTGGATCGAGATCGGGGAGGGCTCCAACGTGCAGGACGGCTCGACCTGCCACACCGATCTCGGCTTTCCGCTTCACGTCGGCAAGAACTGCACCATCGGTCACAACGTCATCCTGCACGGCTGCACCGTCGAGGACGGCGCGCTCGTCGGCATGGGCGCGACCGTGATGAACGGCGCGAAGATCGGCCGCAACAGCATCGTCGGCGCCGGTTCCGTCATCACCGAAGGCAAGGAATTTCCCGAGCGCTCGCTGATCATCGGCTCGCCGGCGCGCGTGATCCGCACGCTCGACGACGCGCAAGTCGCGAGGATGGGCAGCGCGGCGGAGTTCTACGTCGCCAATGGCCCGCGCTTCAAGAAGGGCCTGAAGCGGATCGTCTGACGTCGCGCGTCAGCTCCCTTCGGACCCGCGGGCTTCGCGGGATCCGGCGATCTTCTCGTGGCCCGCGGACCACAGGGCATGTTCGTCGCTGCCGTCCTGATAGGGATTGGCCTCGCGCGGGATGTTCTCGCGCGCGGCGCGCTCGCCTTCGGCGAAGGGATCGCGATCAACCGTCATGATGTTGCCTTTCCGGATTCTAGAGCATGATCCCGAAAAGTGTGAAGCGGTTTTCCCTCGCGACAAACGCGGAACGCGTTTGCGCGGAGATCATGCTGCAAACAATAACCTCTGGCGCGGTGACGATTCATCCCAATCTCATCGCGCTTTGCGCAGCGCCTCCTTCAGGTCGTCCGGTATGCCGTGCTTTCCACGAGGTCTGAAAAGGCCTCGTCCGCCAGATCCTGAAGGGTCTCCATGCGATCGCGCGCAAGCTGCTTGAGCTTGCCGAACGTGTCGTCGTCGAATGCGATCGGCTTGCGCATGTCGCTGCCTCCCTCGTCAAATCGTGCCTGACGGAATTGTTCCGGAACGCGCCTGTGCGCCCATTGTTGGTGCTCGAAAGGGAGAGTTTCCGATGATCAGATTGACAGCAACAGTTTCGGCATCGATGGCCGCATCCCTCCTTGGCCTTGCCGTCCTTGCGATGCCGACGACTTCGTTCGCGCAAAGCAGTGGAGGCGGCACGGGCGGAAGCAGCAGCAGCGCGGCGTCCGGCGCGACGGGGGGTGGCTCCGTGACCACCGGTGCGGCGGCGGGAACGGGCAGCCAAAATCCCGCCGTTCAAGGACAGCTCAGCCCGGCCAATCCGACGACGTCAGGCAATGGTCCGGGCGGCGCCGGGTCGACGAGCGGGGTTGTTCCGCCGCCCGGGACCAACAGCCTCGGCACCGCGCAGTCCTCCGGCGGCACCGTTGGCATGGGATCCGGTGGAGACAGGTCGGTCGACCAGGCGGTCGATGCGGAGAACAAGCAGATCGACAAGACGGTGAAAAGCATCTGCCGCGGCTGCTGAGCCGGCAGGGACGGGCCGATCCCCTAAGTAGTTGAAAAGCAGCCGTAAAAAACAAGGCCGTTGACGCAGTATACCGCCAACGACCTTGCCAGCCCCGGATATTGAAATTGGCTCACGCCATCCGGTGACAGGCAGCATGACGCGGAATCATACGGGGAAATGTGATCCAGTTCACACGCCGCAAAATTTTGGCGTATGAGCCGGGAACGAATCGCCGCTGACCGGATCAGCTTCGCGATTTGCCGCGCTTGCGCAGGCTGGCATGGCGGCGCGCCGCTCCCCGCCGGGTCGCCGACGGCGTCTCGGTTTCCGTGGCCTGTGCGCTGGCGAAGGACTGTTTGAGCCCGTCTACGGATTCGGTCAGGGTCGCGACCTGCTCCGACAGGCGCTTGGTGTCGGCCTGCTGCGAGGCCAGCAGGCGTTTGAGCGTCAGAAGCTGGTCCTGCACCACCTGAAGCTGGTCGATGGATTCCTGCTGGGTGGCCTCCAGCCCCCTGGTCTTCTCAACGAGCTGCTCGGAGGCCTGCGCCGCGCGGACCTGGAGCTGCCGGGACACCACCGTCCGGTCGGCCTCTGGCGTCGCGCCGGTATAGACTCGCCAGATCGCGATCGAGGTGACGCCGGTGACGAGCAGGAGCAGGGCCGCAGCCGTGAGCGCGATCGGCTGGCTGCCGAGACGGGTGAAGGCGCTGGTTCGCGTATCGCGCGGTGCGAGATCGATCATCGCTGACAAAGCCCAAAAATGAACTGAAGTGGCGAAGACCAGCGGCAACGGCCGCCGGGGCGTCCCGAAAACGTTACATTTCGGCAGGAAATGGGACCAAAAAGAGGCTAGGGGCGGAAAAAAGGGCCGTCGCGGCCGGAGCAGACCATTCAGGCCGTGGGTTTCAGGGCCGAAAGCCGCTCAACGGCCCGGAATACGTCTTCGCTCGCGGCGCTGCGTAGGGCCCGAGCCGCGACGTCTTGAGCCCCAGCCGCACCAGCGCTTCGGCGATCGGCACGGCGGCGGCGACGCCGTCGACGACGGGGAGGCTGTGTTTGTTCGCGAGCTCGCCGGCGAAGTCGGCCATGCCGGCGCAGCCGAGCACGATGGCTTCCGTGCGGTCCTCGCGGATCGCGGCCGTGATCTCGCCGGAGATCTTACCGATCGCATCCGCATTACGCTGTTCCAGCGCGAGCACGGGAACCTCGGCGGCACGGACGCGGGCGCAGCGCTCGGCGAGGCCGTACTTCCGTAAATTATGCTCGATCGGCACGATTGAGACACTGAGCGTCGTCACCACCGAAAAGCGCGCCGCAATCAGGCTCGCCATGTGGAAGGCCGCTTCGCCGATGCCGATCACGGGCGCTTTTGCGATCGCGCGGGCGGCGTCGAGACCGGTGTCATCGAAACAGGCGATGATGTGGGCGTCCGCGCCATCGCGGTCGGCGTCGCGGATGCAGCCGAGCAAGCCGGGCACCGCAAAGGCCTCGTCGTAAAAGCCTTCGATCGAGACCGGGCCCATCGCGGGCTGGCGGGCATCGATCACCGTCTCCGGCAATGCTACGGCGCGGGCGGCCGTGGCGACCTTTGCCGTCATCGCAGCCGTGGTGTTGGGATTGACGATGTGGAGCCGCATCAGCTCACACCAGTCCCTTGCCGGCATCCGAGCCCTTTGCGGCCTGCCGCTTGTTCAGCATGTGGATGGTGCCGAGCGCGAGGGCAATCACCGCGAAGGAAACCGCGGAGATGATGGTTCCGAGCGCGTAGATGTCGGGCTTCGTCACCGTGGTGGTGAGGCCCTGCAGATCCAGCGGCAGTGTGTTCACCGACCCGATCGCCTGGCTGGAGCGGGCAAGCTCGTCCCAGGACAGCGTGAAGCCGAACAGTCCGATACCGATCACCGAGGGCAGGATGATCGGCAAAACGACGTGGCGGAAAGTCTGCCAGGGCGTAGCGCCGAGATCGCGCGCGGCTTCCTCGAGCCTGGGATCGAAGCGATTGAAGATCGCGAACATGATGAGCAGGCCGAACGGTAGCGTCCAGGTCAGATGCGCACCTAAACCTGAGGTGAGCAGGCCCATCGAGGTCTCGAAATTCTCGTTCCAGTGCGCCTTGATGAGATCGTCGATGATGCGGAATTCCAGCGAGATGCCGAGCGAAGTGATGATGGAGGGGACAATGAGGCTCGCGATCGCCGAATAGAACAGGATGCTCTGCGCCTTGAACTTGCGGCGGAAGGCCATGCCGGCGGCAACCGACAGCACGACGGTGACCGCCATCACGACGAGGCCGAGCAGGAGCGAGCGGCGGAAGGCGGCGCCGAGATCGACAATGCCGGTGCCCTCGAACAATTTTGCCAACCAGAACGTCGACACCCCGTTCATCGGGAAGGTGAGGCCGCCCTGCGGACCCTGGAATGACAGGATGTAGATCGCGATCATCGGGCCGTAGAGAAACAGCACGTAGGCCGCGAAGAACAAGGCGAGGACGTAGAAGCTGCGCGGGCGTCCCTCTCGCATCACAGCTCCTTCCTGATATCGACGATGCGCGACATCATGGTGATGATCAGGAAGGTGATCGCGAGCAGGATCACGGCGTTTGCCGCGGCCGCGGGGAATTGCAGCGCGTTGAGCCGGGTCTCGATGATCTTGCCGGCGGCGGCGATCTGCTGGCCGCCCATCACGCCGATGGTGATGAAGTCGCCCATCACGATGGTGATGACAAAGATCGAGCCGATCACGATGCCGGGCTTGGCGAGCGGGATGATGACGTTGACGAGGGTCTGGAAGCCAGTGGCGCCGGCGTCATAGGCGGCCTCGATCAGCGACTTGTCGATACGCACCATCGAGTTGAAGATCGGCACCACCATGAAGAAAGTGAAGAGGTGCACGAGCGCCAGCACCACGGAAAATTCGGAATAGAGCAGCCATTCGACGGGCTGGTCGATCACGCCGACCTTGAGCAGCCCGGAATTGACGAGGCCGTTGCGGCCGAGCAGCGGGATCCAGGCGATCATGCGGATCACGTTCGAGGTCCAGAACGGGATCGTGCACAGCAGCGACAGGCCCATCTGCCAGGTCTTGGACTTGATGTGGAAGGCGAGGAAGTAGGCGACCCAGAAGCCGATGAACAGGGTGATGGCCCAGACCATGAAGCACAGCTTCAGCGTTTTCAGATAGGTCTTGCCGATCGTGCAGAGCTGGGGGAGCTGCGCGATGCAGCCTTCGAACGTGTCGGTGTAGCCGCGCCCGGAGAAGGCCGGCAGCAACTGATATTCGTTGTAGTCCCAGAAAGAGACGATGACGACGAATACCAGCGGGATCAGGAAGAAGGCGAGAAACACCAGCATCATCGGCCCGGCCTGGAGCCAGGAGATGAAAGAGGGCGACAGACGCGCCGCTTTCTGGCGCGTCTGTCCCGATCCCCGGGCGAAGCCCGGGGATGCCTGTTGCAAGAGTTCGTCGGACGTGTCCATCACGCTGCGATGAACTCGTTCCACTTGCGGACCATGTAGTCGTTCTCGTCCATGACCGCGTTCCAGCAGGCGACTCCGCCCATCCGGTCCTCATACGAGCCGCCGTCGCGCACGGCGCCGGCCTTCTCGAGCAGCGAGCCATCGGGCGCCTTGATGTCCTTCTCGGCGGGCTTGCCTTCCATCCAGTAGGCCCACTCGTAGGGCTCCATGTGGGCTTTCGCGGTCGAGAGCACCGCGGAGTAGTAACCCTGCCGGTTGAGGTACGCGCCGGCGTAGCCGGACAGGAACCAGTTGACGAACTCGTAGGCCCAATCGAGCTTCGCACCCGACACGCCCTTCGAGACGCAGAAGCCCGAGGCCCAGGAGCGGTAGCCTTCCTTCAGCGGCTGGAAGGTGCAGGCGATGCCCATTGAACGCACCTTGGTGACCGCCGGCGACCACATCGACTGGATGACGGTTTCGCCTGAGGCCATCAGGTTGACGCTCTCGTTAAAGTCCTTCCAGAAGGCGCGGAACTGACCGGCCTTCTTGGCTTCGGTCATCACCTTCATGGTGAGATCGATCTCTTCCTTGGTCATGTTGCCCTTGTCGGCATATTTGTACTTGCCGGTGGCTTCCACGACCATCGCCGCATCCATGATGCCGATCGAAGGGATGTTGAGGATCGAGGCCTTGCCCTTGAACTCGGGATTGAGCAGCTCGGCCCACGAGTTGATCGGGCGCTTGATGAGATCGGGACGGATGCCGAGCGTGTCGGCATTGTAGACCGTCGGAATCAGCGTCACGAATTCGGTCGCGGACTTGGCGAAGGTCTTGGAATCCCTGCCTTCGAGATAAAGCACCTTCCAGGGCGCGGTGCCCTGATTGCCGATCTTCTTGCCGCCGGGCGTCTCGCCCTTGGTGAAGACGGGCGTGATGTTGTCGAATTCCTTGATCTTCTTGGCGTCGAGGGCAAGGATGTTGCCGGAGGGCACGAGCTTCTTCAGCGAAAAATATTCGGTGTCCAGCACGTCGAAGGAGTTCGGCTGGGTCATCACGCGCTTGGTGACGTCGTCGGTCGTCGCGGTGACGTATTCGATCTTGATGCCGGTGTCCTTCAGGCATTGTTTCGAGATGTCATCGCCCTCGTTCACGGCGGTGCCGAGATAGCGCAGCACCTTCGGCTCGGCCGACATCACGTAGGGGAAGCCGGTGATGGCGCCGGAGCCGGCGGCGAGACCTGCGAGGCCGGCGGTTCCCTTCAACAATGTGCGACGGCTGACGCCGGTCTTCCTCGTCGTCTCTGTCATATCAGTCACTCCTCTGTGTTGCGCATTTTCTGGACTGGATGGCGCTATTGCAGACGCTGCGCCTTGGCGGGGTCCCAGGTGGCCAGCACGCGATCACCCGGACGGAAGGGGTGGGCGTCGAAGGTGGCCTCGGGAACGTGGGAGAACAGGGTGGTGCCGTCGTCGAGCGTGAGCGAGACGGCGACATAGGAGCCCTGGTACTCGGTCTCGGTCAAAAGTGCCGGGGCGCCGAAGGTGCCGTCCGCGATGGGCTTGATGCCGAGCTGATCGGCGCGCACCGCGATCATCTCGCCGGCATCGGAGAGCACGTTGTGCCCACCGATGAAGCGCGCGACGAATTCGGTGCGCGGATGATGGAAGATATCGCGAGCGCTGCCCTGCTGCTCGATCCGTCCGCCGTTCATCACCACGATGTGGTCGGCGAGCGCCATCGCCTCCTCCTGCCCGTGCGTGACCTGGATGAAGCTGATGCCGAGCTCGCGCTGCAGCCGCTTCAACTCGCCGCGCATCCTGACGCGCAGGAACGGGTCGAGCGCAGAGAGCGGCTCGTCGAGCAGCAGGATCTGCGGCTCGGTGATCAGGGCGCGAGCCAGCGCCACGCGCTGCTGCTGGCCGCCGGAGAGCTGCGCCGGCAGGCGCGCGGCATAGGGCGTCATCGCCACCAGTTCGAGCAGCTCGCCCGCGCGCTTGTGGCGCGTCGCGCGATCGATACCGCGCATCTTCAGCGCAAAGGCGACGTTGTCGAGCACGGTGAGGTGCGGAAACAGCGCGTAGGACTGGAACATCATCGCCGTGCCGCGCTTGGCCGGAGGCAGGTCGGTGACGTTGTGGGGGCCGAGGATGATGTCGCCCTCGCTGACTGCCTCGTGGCCGGCGATCATGCGCAGCGTCGATGTCTTGCCGCAGCCGGAGGGGCCGAGCAGGCAGCAATAGGTGCCGGCCGGAATCTTGAGGTTGACGCTATCGACCGCCAGCGTCGTGTCATAGCGCTTGGTGACCGAGACAAGTTCAAGGGCGGCGGGAAGGGCCATGGGGCTCCCAAGGAAAGGACGATTTAGCGCTTCCCTCGGCAAGGCCCGTGCCAAGCGGAAGTCCGCGGCATTTTTTTCGGAACTGCGTAGCAATGTCAGATCGTTAGCCCGGAGACGGCAAATCCGGGCGGCGCGGCGGTAGCCACCGCAAAGCATGATGCACGCAAAATGGTCAGGGATTGTATAAAGTTTCGCCTGTCATTGGATACGGCCGGTCGACTAACCTTTGGAGCCAACGATCGAGCTCCAAATCAACGAGCCCACATTCAACAAGCCAAAGTCTATGGCCGCCAAAGCTCAGCCGAAGTCTGACACATCGCTCGCAGCCGACAATGGCAGTGACCGCGTCAGCCGTATCCGGGAGGGTGTGACGACCGCGATCCT
This genomic interval from Bradyrhizobium sp. CB82 contains the following:
- a CDS encoding gamma carbonic anhydrase family protein, which encodes MAIYELDGQAPDLPADGNYFIADTATVIGRVRLKLGASVWFGAVLRGDNEWIEIGEGSNVQDGSTCHTDLGFPLHVGKNCTIGHNVILHGCTVEDGALVGMGATVMNGAKIGRNSIVGAGSVITEGKEFPERSLIIGSPARVIRTLDDAQVARMGSAAEFYVANGPRFKKGLKRIV
- a CDS encoding aspartate/glutamate racemase family protein, which codes for MRLHIVNPNTTAAMTAKVATAARAVALPETVIDARQPAMGPVSIEGFYDEAFAVPGLLGCIRDADRDGADAHIIACFDDTGLDAARAIAKAPVIGIGEAAFHMASLIAARFSVVTTLSVSIVPIEHNLRKYGLAERCARVRAAEVPVLALEQRNADAIGKISGEITAAIREDRTEAIVLGCAGMADFAGELANKHSLPVVDGVAAAVPIAEALVRLGLKTSRLGPYAAPRAKTYSGPLSGFRP
- a CDS encoding ABC transporter permease encodes the protein MREGRPRSFYVLALFFAAYVLFLYGPMIAIYILSFQGPQGGLTFPMNGVSTFWLAKLFEGTGIVDLGAAFRRSLLLGLVVMAVTVVLSVAAGMAFRRKFKAQSILFYSAIASLIVPSIITSLGISLEFRIIDDLIKAHWNENFETSMGLLTSGLGAHLTWTLPFGLLIMFAIFNRFDPRLEEAARDLGATPWQTFRHVVLPIILPSVIGIGLFGFTLSWDELARSSQAIGSVNTLPLDLQGLTTTVTKPDIYALGTIISAVSFAVIALALGTIHMLNKRQAAKGSDAGKGLV
- a CDS encoding ABC transporter permease codes for the protein MDTSDELLQQASPGFARGSGQTRQKAARLSPSFISWLQAGPMMLVFLAFFLIPLVFVVIVSFWDYNEYQLLPAFSGRGYTDTFEGCIAQLPQLCTIGKTYLKTLKLCFMVWAITLFIGFWVAYFLAFHIKSKTWQMGLSLLCTIPFWTSNVIRMIAWIPLLGRNGLVNSGLLKVGVIDQPVEWLLYSEFSVVLALVHLFTFFMVVPIFNSMVRIDKSLIEAAYDAGATGFQTLVNVIIPLAKPGIVIGSIFVITIVMGDFITIGVMGGQQIAAAGKIIETRLNALQFPAAAANAVILLAITFLIITMMSRIVDIRKEL
- a CDS encoding PotD/PotF family extracellular solute-binding protein, with translation MTETTRKTGVSRRTLLKGTAGLAGLAAGSGAITGFPYVMSAEPKVLRYLGTAVNEGDDISKQCLKDTGIKIEYVTATTDDVTKRVMTQPNSFDVLDTEYFSLKKLVPSGNILALDAKKIKEFDNITPVFTKGETPGGKKIGNQGTAPWKVLYLEGRDSKTFAKSATEFVTLIPTVYNADTLGIRPDLIKRPINSWAELLNPEFKGKASILNIPSIGIMDAAMVVEATGKYKYADKGNMTKEEIDLTMKVMTEAKKAGQFRAFWKDFNESVNLMASGETVIQSMWSPAVTKVRSMGIACTFQPLKEGYRSWASGFCVSKGVSGAKLDWAYEFVNWFLSGYAGAYLNRQGYYSAVLSTAKAHMEPYEWAYWMEGKPAEKDIKAPDGSLLEKAGAVRDGGSYEDRMGGVACWNAVMDENDYMVRKWNEFIAA
- a CDS encoding ABC transporter ATP-binding protein, which gives rise to MALPAALELVSVTKRYDTTLAVDSVNLKIPAGTYCCLLGPSGCGKTSTLRMIAGHEAVSEGDIILGPHNVTDLPPAKRGTAMMFQSYALFPHLTVLDNVAFALKMRGIDRATRHKRAGELLELVAMTPYAARLPAQLSGGQQQRVALARALITEPQILLLDEPLSALDPFLRVRMRGELKRLQRELGISFIQVTHGQEEAMALADHIVVMNGGRIEQQGSARDIFHHPRTEFVARFIGGHNVLSDAGEMIAVRADQLGIKPIADGTFGAPALLTETEYQGSYVAVSLTLDDGTTLFSHVPEATFDAHPFRPGDRVLATWDPAKAQRLQ